The following coding sequences are from one Apus apus isolate bApuApu2 chromosome 10, bApuApu2.pri.cur, whole genome shotgun sequence window:
- the SENP8 gene encoding sentrin-specific protease 8: protein MDPVVLSYMDSLLRQSDVSLLEPPNWLNDHIIGFAFEYFTNHQFQEFSDQVCFISPEVAQFIKCALSQEEIAIFLQPLDLFHKKLVFLPINDNSNQAAGGTHWSLLVYFRDKKCFAHYDSHSKCNSVHAKQVAGKLEAFLDKRGGKTTFVEEKAPAQQNSYDCGMYVICNAEAVCQGYFRGRPEPLLQLLTPSYVTQKRSEWKTLITRLAQK from the coding sequence ATGGACCCTGTGGTTCTCAGCTACATGGACAGTTTGCTGAGGCAGTCAGATGTCTCCTTGCTGGAGCCCCCAAACTGGCTTAACGACCACATCATCGGGTTTGCCTTCGAGTACTTCACCAACCACCAGTTCCAAGAGTTTAGTGATCAGGTTTGTTTCATCAGCCCCGAGGTGGCTCAGTTCATCAAATGTGCCCTTAGTCAGGAAGAAATAGCCATATTCCTTCAACCACTGGACCTTTTCCACAAGAAGCTGGTGTTCTTGCCTATCAATGACAACTCCAACCAGGCTGCTGGGGGCACCCACTGGAGCTTACTGGTCTATTTCAGGGACAAAAAGTGCTTTGCCCATTACGATTCCCACAGTAAATGCAACTCTGTCCATGCCAAGCAAGTGGCGGGGAAGCTGGAGGCCTTCTTGGACAAAAGAGGGGGCAAAACCACCTTTGTGGAGGAGAAGGCACCTGCCCAGCAGAACAGCTATGACTGTGGGATGTATGTGATCTGCAATGCAGAGGCTGTGTGTCAGGGATACTTTAGGGGCCGGCCGGAGcctttgctgcagctcctcaccccCTCCTATGTCACGCAGAAGAGGTCTGAGTGGAAAACTCTCATCACCAGGCTGGCACAGAAGTGA
- the GRAMD2A gene encoding GRAM domain-containing protein 2A isoform X1, whose amino-acid sequence MHEKAAPLKSPEPMHGREKLEASHKEKSLDSLDGSLHLNEALKDEDIKKCHREVAASKYNSQYHKLFKDIPTEESVLKVCSCALQRDILIQGRLYISPNWLCFYANLFGKDIKVVIPVVSVQLIKKHKTARLLPNGLAITTTASRKYIFVSLISRDSVYDVLRRVCTHLQVSSKKSLSLKELSEEPDSVSLEVIVPEGKWRKVSPTSLSLSLPDTDYQCIHRTSVSSLSAKESSCTSEEPLVSESAINTEEELEVEQSCVAELRPSDYQLLKIFIVLICLLVVSSSYLAFRIFRLEQQLCSLNRDYLSRGHRR is encoded by the exons ATGCATGAAAAAGCAGCTCCCCTGAAGAGCCCTGAGCCCATGCACGGCCGTGAGAAACTGGAGGCATCCCACAAGGAGAAGAGTTTGGATTCCCTCGACGGCag cctCCACCTGAACGAAGCCCTGAAGGATGAAGACATCAAGAAATGCCACCGGGAAGTG GCCGCTAGCAAGTACAACTCCCAGTACCACAAGCTGTTCAAGGACATCCCGACGGAGGAGAGCGTGCTGAAAG TTTGCTCCTGCGCCCTCCAGAGAGACATCCTCATCCAGGGAAGGCTTTACATCTCCCCCAACTGGCTCTGCTTCTACGCAAACCTTTTCGGGAAGGACATCAAG GTTGTGATCCCGGTGGTCTCTGTACAGCTGATAAAGAAGCACAAGACAGCTCGGCTGCTGCCCAATGGCCTGGCCATCACCACCACCGCCAGCAGGAAG TACATCTTTGTGTCCCTTATCTCCCGTGACAGTGTCTATGATGTCCTGAGGAGAGTCTGCACACACCTGCAG GTTTCCAGTAAGAAGAGCTTAAGTTTGAAGGAGCTGTCAGAGGAGCCTGATTCCGTGTCGCTG gaggtgattgtccctgAGGGCAAGTGGAGGAAGGTGTCACCCACTTCACTGTCACTGTCACTGCCAGACACTGACTACCAGTGCATCCACCGGACCTCTGTCAGCAGCCTGAGCGCCAAGGagagctcctgcacttctgagGAGCCCTTGGTTTCAG AAAGTGCAATAAACactgaggaggagctggaggtggaGCAGAGCTGCGTGGCGGAGCTGAGACCCTCTGACTACCAGCTCCTGAAGATCTTCATCGTGCT catctGCCTCCTGGTCGTGTCCTCCTCCTACCTGGCGTTTCGCATCTTCcgcctggagcagcagctctgctctctgaaCCGGGACTACCTCTCCCGCGGGCACAGGAG GTGA
- the GRAMD2A gene encoding GRAM domain-containing protein 2A isoform X2 has protein sequence MARHDGRKAASKYNSQYHKLFKDIPTEESVLKVCSCALQRDILIQGRLYISPNWLCFYANLFGKDIKVVIPVVSVQLIKKHKTARLLPNGLAITTTASRKYIFVSLISRDSVYDVLRRVCTHLQVSSKKSLSLKELSEEPDSVSLEVIVPEGKWRKVSPTSLSLSLPDTDYQCIHRTSVSSLSAKESSCTSEEPLVSESAINTEEELEVEQSCVAELRPSDYQLLKIFIVLICLLVVSSSYLAFRIFRLEQQLCSLNRDYLSRGHRR, from the exons ATGGCGCGGCACGATGGGCGCAAA GCCGCTAGCAAGTACAACTCCCAGTACCACAAGCTGTTCAAGGACATCCCGACGGAGGAGAGCGTGCTGAAAG TTTGCTCCTGCGCCCTCCAGAGAGACATCCTCATCCAGGGAAGGCTTTACATCTCCCCCAACTGGCTCTGCTTCTACGCAAACCTTTTCGGGAAGGACATCAAG GTTGTGATCCCGGTGGTCTCTGTACAGCTGATAAAGAAGCACAAGACAGCTCGGCTGCTGCCCAATGGCCTGGCCATCACCACCACCGCCAGCAGGAAG TACATCTTTGTGTCCCTTATCTCCCGTGACAGTGTCTATGATGTCCTGAGGAGAGTCTGCACACACCTGCAG GTTTCCAGTAAGAAGAGCTTAAGTTTGAAGGAGCTGTCAGAGGAGCCTGATTCCGTGTCGCTG gaggtgattgtccctgAGGGCAAGTGGAGGAAGGTGTCACCCACTTCACTGTCACTGTCACTGCCAGACACTGACTACCAGTGCATCCACCGGACCTCTGTCAGCAGCCTGAGCGCCAAGGagagctcctgcacttctgagGAGCCCTTGGTTTCAG AAAGTGCAATAAACactgaggaggagctggaggtggaGCAGAGCTGCGTGGCGGAGCTGAGACCCTCTGACTACCAGCTCCTGAAGATCTTCATCGTGCT catctGCCTCCTGGTCGTGTCCTCCTCCTACCTGGCGTTTCGCATCTTCcgcctggagcagcagctctgctctctgaaCCGGGACTACCTCTCCCGCGGGCACAGGAG GTGA